A single window of Nitrospirae bacterium CG2_30_53_67 DNA harbors:
- a CDS encoding Ni/Fe-hydrogenase cytochrome b subunit → MTQAKPLSGKILTKTFLLCSVFVLMALYFLAQRFIYGLGAVTHMNDGYPWGLWITYDVLVGTALACGGYAMALLVYVFNRGEYHPLVRPALLTSLLGYTIGGVSIFVDVGRYWQAYNLVLPWFSQLNSVMFEVALCITTYVLVLWIEFAPISLERFNQPRLLKILNRMVVVFIAVGVLLPTLHQSSLGLLVYIAGQKISPLWQTGLLPLLFLLSAITMGYSMVIFEAIISALTFRRPMEIKLLQGISAIISNLIGLYLVLRFGDLVWREELRLAFKGDLKGNMFLIENLLLIFPMVALSKPFKMTKPRWLFVSAALMLLSGAVYRFNTYLIGYDPGPEWRYFPSVPETMIVLGFIALEIMGYLYVVKKYPVLSGAKKG, encoded by the coding sequence ATGACTCAAGCCAAGCCCTTAAGCGGCAAGATCCTGACCAAGACCTTCCTCCTCTGTTCGGTCTTTGTCCTGATGGCGCTCTATTTTCTTGCCCAGCGGTTCATATACGGGCTCGGCGCCGTGACCCACATGAACGACGGCTACCCCTGGGGCCTATGGATCACCTATGACGTCCTGGTCGGAACCGCCCTTGCGTGCGGCGGATATGCCATGGCGCTGCTCGTCTATGTATTCAACCGGGGAGAGTACCATCCCCTTGTGCGGCCGGCCCTGCTGACCAGTCTCTTGGGCTACACCATCGGCGGCGTCTCTATCTTCGTGGATGTGGGCCGGTACTGGCAGGCCTATAACTTAGTTCTCCCCTGGTTCTCCCAGCTCAACTCGGTCATGTTTGAAGTGGCGCTCTGCATCACCACCTATGTTCTCGTCCTCTGGATCGAGTTTGCTCCCATATCCCTGGAACGATTTAATCAGCCAAGGCTCCTGAAAATCCTGAACCGGATGGTGGTGGTCTTCATCGCCGTCGGCGTGCTCCTGCCGACCCTGCATCAGTCGTCACTGGGCCTGCTGGTCTACATCGCCGGGCAGAAGATCTCCCCTCTGTGGCAGACCGGTCTCCTGCCCCTTCTGTTCCTCCTTTCGGCGATCACCATGGGCTATTCCATGGTCATCTTCGAAGCGATTATCTCAGCCCTAACCTTCAGGAGGCCCATGGAAATAAAACTGCTCCAGGGCATCTCGGCCATTATCTCCAATCTGATCGGACTCTACCTGGTGCTCCGTTTCGGGGACCTCGTCTGGCGGGAAGAGCTAAGACTCGCCTTCAAGGGAGACTTGAAGGGCAACATGTTTCTGATCGAGAACCTCCTGCTCATCTTCCCCATGGTGGCTTTATCCAAGCCGTTCAAGATGACTAAGCCGCGCTGGCTTTTCGTTTCCGCGGCATTGATGCTCCTCTCGGGCGCCGTGTACCGCTTCAATACGTATCTGATCGGATATGACCCGGGCCCGGAATGGCGGTATTTCCCTTCGGTCCCGGAGACCATGATCGTCCTCGGATTCATTGCTCTGGAGATCATGGGCTACCTGTACGTGGTCAAGAAGTATCCGGTGCTGTCAGGCGCAAAGAAGGGATGA